A section of the Nocardioides oleivorans genome encodes:
- a CDS encoding sulfotransferase family protein, with amino-acid sequence MSSVKERDYVFVMTYGRSGSTLLMGILNSIPGWLLRGENRHAMRHLYDFHRSGLAERDRVDAERASQPTHPWFGIEGFPEVASLQQIRVLAEATLLRPEHDTRVSGFKEIRWYDEDLSDYLAFLRQVFPGARFVLNTRNLEDVAASNYWTHKDDPLGQVRAIEDKMLAAAQTLGDSVFHVRYDDYVADPEVLRELFDWLGEVYDQNKVEAVLATPHSRRGKHRD; translated from the coding sequence GTGAGCTCGGTGAAGGAGCGCGACTACGTCTTCGTGATGACCTACGGCAGGTCGGGATCGACGCTGCTGATGGGCATCCTGAACTCGATCCCGGGCTGGCTGCTGCGCGGGGAGAACCGCCACGCGATGCGGCACCTCTACGACTTCCACCGGAGCGGGCTGGCCGAGCGCGACCGCGTCGACGCCGAGCGGGCCAGCCAGCCGACGCACCCGTGGTTCGGCATCGAGGGCTTTCCCGAGGTCGCCTCGCTCCAGCAGATCCGGGTGCTCGCTGAGGCCACGCTGCTGCGACCCGAGCACGACACGCGCGTCAGCGGCTTCAAGGAGATCCGCTGGTACGACGAGGACCTCTCCGACTACCTCGCGTTCCTCCGGCAGGTCTTCCCCGGTGCCCGGTTCGTGCTGAACACCCGCAACCTCGAGGACGTCGCCGCCAGCAACTACTGGACCCACAAGGACGACCCGCTCGGCCAGGTGCGCGCGATCGAGGACAAGATGCTGGCCGCGGCGCAGACGCTGGGCGACTCGGTCTTCCACGTGCGCTACGACGACTACGTCGCGGACCCGGAGGTCCTGCGCGAGCTGTTCGACTGGCTCGGGGAGGTCTACGACCAGAACAAGGTCGAGGCCGTGCTCGCCACCCCGCACTCGCGCCGCGGCAAGCACCGCGACTGA
- a CDS encoding aldehyde dehydrogenase family protein, with product MTTLINPSTGVELESSPSPATLEEADAAIARAHDAFPAWRDVAPGERARLLRAFAAVVDAHVEELAQLEVLNAGHTIGNARWEAGNVRDCLNYYSAAPERLFGRQIPVAGGTDVTFHEPLGVVGIIVPWNFPMPIAAWGFAPALAAGNTVVLKPAELTPLTAIRIGQLALEAGLPEGVLTIVPGKGSVVGERFVTHPLVRKVCFTGSTTVGKQIMRGCADQVKRVTLELGGKSANIVFADTDVAAAAASAPYAVFDNAGQDCCARSRILVQRSAYDEFVGRLETSVQALRVIDPADEQSEMGPMVSSGQRDSVQAYLDGARIAFTGSAPDGPGWWLPPTVVESTDTSEAIWREEVFGPVVAVMPFDDEDEAVALANDTDYGLSGSIFTADVGRALRVSRRVDAGNLSVNSHSSVRYWTPFGGYKQSGLGRELGPDAPNAFTEEKNVFIAH from the coding sequence ATGACCACCCTGATCAACCCGAGCACCGGCGTCGAGCTGGAGTCCTCCCCCTCACCGGCGACGCTCGAGGAGGCCGACGCCGCCATCGCCCGGGCGCACGACGCGTTCCCCGCGTGGCGCGACGTCGCCCCCGGTGAGCGGGCCCGGCTGCTGCGCGCCTTCGCCGCCGTCGTCGACGCCCACGTCGAGGAGCTCGCCCAGCTCGAGGTGCTCAACGCGGGGCACACCATCGGCAACGCGCGCTGGGAGGCCGGCAACGTCCGCGACTGCCTCAACTACTACTCCGCCGCGCCGGAGCGCCTCTTCGGTCGTCAGATCCCGGTGGCGGGCGGCACCGACGTCACCTTCCACGAGCCGCTCGGAGTCGTCGGGATCATCGTGCCGTGGAACTTCCCGATGCCCATCGCGGCCTGGGGTTTCGCGCCGGCACTGGCCGCGGGCAACACGGTGGTCCTGAAGCCGGCCGAGCTCACACCGCTGACCGCGATCCGGATCGGTCAGCTGGCGCTCGAGGCCGGCCTGCCCGAGGGCGTGCTCACCATCGTCCCCGGCAAGGGCTCGGTCGTCGGCGAGCGCTTCGTGACCCACCCGCTCGTGCGCAAGGTCTGCTTCACCGGCTCGACGACCGTCGGCAAGCAGATCATGCGCGGCTGCGCCGACCAGGTGAAGCGGGTGACGCTGGAGCTCGGCGGCAAGAGCGCGAACATCGTCTTCGCCGACACCGACGTGGCCGCGGCGGCGGCGAGTGCGCCGTACGCCGTCTTCGACAACGCCGGCCAGGACTGCTGCGCCCGGTCGCGGATCCTCGTCCAGCGGTCGGCGTACGACGAGTTCGTGGGGCGGCTGGAGACCTCGGTCCAGGCGCTGCGGGTCATCGACCCGGCCGACGAGCAGAGCGAGATGGGACCGATGGTGTCGTCCGGTCAGCGCGACTCCGTGCAGGCCTACCTCGACGGCGCCCGCATCGCCTTCACCGGCAGCGCGCCCGATGGGCCGGGCTGGTGGCTGCCGCCGACGGTCGTCGAGTCGACCGACACGAGCGAGGCGATCTGGCGCGAGGAGGTCTTCGGGCCGGTCGTCGCGGTGATGCCGTTCGACGACGAGGACGAGGCCGTCGCGCTGGCCAACGACACCGACTACGGGCTGTCCGGGTCGATCTTCACCGCCGACGTGGGCCGCGCGCTGCGGGTCTCGCGACGCGTGGACGCCGGCAACCTCTCGGTCAACAGTCACTCCTCGGTCCGCTACTGGACGCCCTTCGGCGGCTACAAGCAGTCCGGCCTCGGCCGCGAGCTCGGCCCGGACGCGCCGAACGCGTTCACCGAGGAGAAGAACGTCTTCATCGCCCACTGA
- a CDS encoding SDR family oxidoreductase — MPRTYDLTLPDLTGQRALVTGASDGMGLGMAASLAGAGAEVVLPVRNRAKGEAAAGTIRARVPGARVVLHDLDLSSLDSVAALGETLVAGGEPIHLMINNAGVMTPPERQTTADGHELQLGTNHLGHFALTARLLPLLRAGRARVTSQSSVAARRGSIHWDDVDWERSYDGMAAYRQSKIACALFGLELSRRSAAAGWGITSNVSHPGVAPTSLLAARPELGRSGDTTSVKVIRWLSGHGLLVGTVETAGLPALMAVTTGDDAGFYGPQWPGNAGGPPGPQAPWSPMRPDDDAARLWEVSGELTGVRFG; from the coding sequence GTGCCCAGGACGTACGACCTCACCCTTCCCGACCTGACCGGCCAGCGCGCCCTCGTCACCGGCGCCAGCGACGGGATGGGCCTCGGCATGGCCGCCTCGCTGGCCGGTGCCGGCGCCGAGGTGGTGCTGCCGGTGCGCAACCGTGCCAAGGGCGAGGCCGCCGCGGGCACGATCCGTGCCCGCGTGCCCGGGGCGCGGGTGGTGCTGCACGACCTCGACCTCTCGTCGCTCGACTCGGTCGCGGCGCTCGGGGAGACGCTCGTCGCCGGCGGCGAGCCGATCCACCTGATGATCAACAACGCGGGCGTGATGACCCCGCCGGAGCGGCAGACGACCGCCGACGGCCACGAGCTCCAGCTCGGCACCAACCACCTCGGCCACTTCGCCCTGACCGCGCGACTGCTGCCGTTGCTGCGGGCGGGCCGGGCGCGCGTGACGTCGCAGTCGAGCGTCGCGGCCCGGCGCGGCTCCATCCACTGGGACGACGTCGACTGGGAGCGGTCGTACGACGGGATGGCGGCCTACCGCCAGTCGAAGATCGCGTGCGCCCTGTTCGGGCTCGAGCTCAGCCGGCGCAGCGCAGCCGCGGGATGGGGGATCACGAGCAACGTCTCGCACCCCGGCGTCGCCCCGACCAGCCTGCTCGCCGCCCGGCCCGAGCTGGGCCGGTCGGGGGACACGACGAGCGTGAAGGTGATCCGCTGGCTGTCCGGCCACGGGCTCCTCGTCGGCACCGTCGAGACCGCCGGGCTGCCGGCGCTGATGGCCGTCACGACGGGCGACGACGCCGGCTTCTACGGCCCGCAGTGGCCCGGCAACGCCGGCGGCCCGCCCGGACCGCAGGCGCCCTGGTCGCCGATGCGCCCCGACGACGACGCGGCGCGGCTGTGGGAGGTGTCGGGGGAGCTGACGGGCGTCCGCTTCGGCTGA
- a CDS encoding bifunctional 3'-5' exonuclease/DNA polymerase, with amino-acid sequence MTRVHLSRLPGERVRVSEGGKSSEIDLGDLASYVAGREPEGPRWVWDDTARWYPLLLAAGVRVARCHDLRLCHHLLRRAPAVDASLLAGPESSQWERLGPVVPSDPVLFSSDDAAEHLSADLEDARQLAAVEDSPDATRLGLLVAAESSGALAAAEMTYAGVPWRVDVHEELLTGLLGRRPPRGARPQLLEEAAGDVRRLLSAPGLNPDSRPELLAALRRNGIELTDTRAHSLRSVDHPVVEPLLRYKKLAHLFSTNGWAWIDEWVRDGRFRPSYQPAGSATGRWSSNGGGALSFPQQVRSAAVADEGWVLVVADVAQLEPRVLAGMSGDRALARAARGADLYQGMVDDGAVETRQHAKLGLLGAMYGATSGESGRLLADLTRRYPAAFGLVEEAARAGERGQVVRTLLGRGCPALGAGSWDESPDAPPADLDDQDRHRRAYGRFTRNFVVQGTAAEWASCWLADLRNRLWRLGADGPLESRPHLVFFLHDEVVVHSPAALADAVAAEVASAATTAGRLLFRELPVDFPLNVSVVRSYAEAGKPL; translated from the coding sequence ATGACCCGCGTCCACCTCTCCCGCCTGCCCGGCGAGCGGGTGCGGGTGAGCGAGGGCGGGAAGTCGTCCGAGATCGACCTCGGCGACCTGGCGTCGTACGTCGCCGGGCGCGAGCCCGAGGGGCCGCGGTGGGTCTGGGACGACACGGCGCGGTGGTACCCGCTCCTCCTCGCCGCCGGCGTCCGCGTGGCGCGCTGCCACGACCTGCGGCTGTGCCACCACCTGCTGCGCCGCGCCCCGGCGGTCGACGCGTCGCTGCTCGCCGGTCCGGAGTCGTCCCAGTGGGAACGGCTCGGGCCGGTGGTCCCGAGCGACCCCGTGCTTTTCAGCTCCGACGACGCCGCCGAGCACCTGAGCGCCGACCTCGAGGACGCCCGCCAGCTCGCGGCCGTCGAGGACTCGCCCGACGCCACCCGGCTGGGGCTACTCGTCGCGGCCGAGTCGTCGGGGGCGCTGGCGGCCGCCGAGATGACGTACGCCGGTGTGCCCTGGCGCGTCGACGTGCACGAGGAGCTGCTCACCGGCCTGCTCGGGCGCCGTCCACCCCGTGGTGCGCGACCGCAGCTGCTGGAGGAGGCCGCCGGTGACGTACGACGCCTCCTGTCCGCGCCCGGCCTCAACCCCGACTCCCGGCCCGAGCTGCTCGCCGCGCTGAGGCGCAACGGCATCGAGCTGACCGACACACGGGCGCACTCGCTCCGCTCCGTCGACCACCCGGTGGTCGAGCCGCTGCTGCGCTACAAGAAGCTGGCGCACCTGTTCTCCACCAACGGCTGGGCGTGGATCGACGAGTGGGTGCGCGACGGACGGTTCCGGCCGTCCTACCAGCCGGCCGGCTCGGCGACCGGGCGCTGGTCGTCCAACGGGGGCGGTGCACTCTCGTTCCCCCAGCAGGTGCGCTCGGCGGCCGTCGCCGACGAGGGGTGGGTCCTGGTGGTCGCCGACGTGGCCCAGCTCGAGCCACGCGTGCTCGCCGGGATGAGCGGTGACCGGGCGCTGGCGCGGGCCGCCCGCGGCGCCGACCTCTACCAGGGCATGGTCGACGACGGCGCGGTCGAGACCAGACAGCACGCCAAGCTCGGCCTGCTCGGCGCGATGTACGGCGCGACCAGCGGCGAGAGCGGCCGGCTGCTGGCCGACCTCACCCGCCGCTACCCCGCCGCCTTCGGGCTGGTCGAGGAGGCGGCTCGGGCCGGAGAGCGCGGCCAGGTCGTCCGCACGCTGCTCGGCCGGGGCTGCCCCGCGCTCGGTGCCGGCTCGTGGGACGAGTCGCCCGACGCGCCGCCGGCCGACCTCGACGACCAGGACCGGCACCGTCGCGCCTACGGCCGTTTCACCCGCAACTTCGTCGTCCAGGGCACGGCCGCCGAGTGGGCGTCGTGCTGGCTGGCCGACCTCCGCAACCGGCTCTGGAGGCTCGGCGCCGACGGTCCGCTGGAGTCCCGCCCGCACCTGGTGTTCTTCCTGCACGACGAGGTCGTCGTGCACTCCCCCGCTGCGCTGGCCGACGCCGTCGCGGCGGAGGTCGCCTCGGCGGCCACGACGGCGGGACGGCTGCTCTTCCGCGAGCTGCCGGTCGACTTCCCGCTGAACGTCTCGGTCGTGCGGTCCTACGCGGAGGCCGGCAAGCCGCTGTGA
- a CDS encoding gamma-glutamyl-gamma-aminobutyrate hydrolase family protein has protein sequence MDAPVVGLTTYRQQAAWGVWDTRADLLPTEYAVAVEVAGGVPVLLPPVGSPGAAARVVAAIDALVVSGGADVDPRQYGAEPHERTAGWQPERDAWELALLTAAEAAGTPVLGICRGMQLMAVHAGGTLDQHTPDLVGHETHSPGGDAYGTVDVATEPGSRLATLVGRQVEVSCHHHQSVATHPGFTAVARAADGTLEAMEAVGERYCLAVQWHPETRVEIGLMAGLVAAARDHAASR, from the coding sequence ATGGACGCACCCGTCGTCGGGCTGACGACCTACCGCCAGCAGGCCGCGTGGGGCGTCTGGGACACCCGCGCGGACCTGCTGCCGACGGAGTACGCCGTCGCGGTCGAGGTCGCGGGCGGCGTGCCCGTGCTGCTGCCGCCGGTCGGCTCCCCCGGTGCGGCGGCCCGGGTGGTGGCGGCGATCGACGCGCTCGTCGTCTCGGGCGGTGCGGACGTGGATCCCCGGCAGTACGGCGCGGAGCCGCACGAGCGGACCGCGGGCTGGCAGCCCGAGCGCGACGCCTGGGAGCTCGCGCTGCTGACGGCCGCGGAGGCGGCTGGGACGCCCGTGCTCGGGATCTGCCGGGGCATGCAGCTCATGGCCGTGCACGCCGGGGGCACGCTCGACCAGCACACGCCCGACCTGGTCGGCCACGAGACGCACTCGCCCGGCGGCGACGCCTACGGCACCGTCGACGTGGCGACCGAGCCCGGATCGCGCCTGGCGACCCTCGTCGGCCGGCAGGTCGAGGTGAGCTGCCACCACCACCAGTCGGTGGCGACCCACCCCGGCTTCACCGCCGTGGCGCGCGCGGCCGACGGGACGCTGGAGGCGATGGAGGCGGTGGGCGAGCGCTACTGCCTCGCCGTGCAGTGGCACCCCGAGACCCGGGTCGAGATCGGGCTCATGGCGGGTCTGGTGGCGGCCGCTCGCGACCACGCGGCGTCCCGCTAG
- a CDS encoding BCCT family transporter, with translation MATPTTEPLTEPPADLRTRPTETPADDPHPALDAAIEPVEPRGSGLDKVVFGVTAAIAVAFLVWGLVSTSSLSTAAGEGLTWTMTNTGWLFVLTASAFVVFVIWLAMGRFGNIPLGRDDEEPEFRTVSWIAMMFSAGMGIGLMFYGVSEPVSHFATPPPGTGDTGSAQTAMATTLFHWTLHPWAIYAVVGLSIAYGSFRKGRVQLISAAFEPLLGERAHGPAGKVIDMLAIFATLFGSAASLGLGALQIRSGLEIVGGLGAGGNALLVGIIAVLTVAFVLSAVSGVAKGIQWLSNINMVLALALAVFVFVVGPTVFMLNLLPTALGSYVDQLPEMAARTGAEGAAVSEWLSGWTVFYWAWWLSWTPFVGMFIARISRGRTIRQFVTGVLLVPSLVSLVWFAVFGGAAIRLQQDGVDIAGAGGIESQLFTVLDQFPFATVSSILVMVLVAIFFVSGADAASIVMGSLSEHGAEEPRRPTVVFWGVATGLVAIVMLLAGGADALNGLQSITIIAALPFVLVMVALAVALVKDLSSDPLVVRRQYAIDAVEAAVVTGVTEHGDDFVLSVEKDPEA, from the coding sequence ATGGCTACGCCTACAACTGAACCCCTGACCGAACCGCCGGCCGACCTCCGGACCCGGCCCACCGAGACTCCTGCGGACGACCCCCACCCCGCGCTCGACGCTGCCATCGAGCCCGTCGAGCCCCGCGGGTCGGGCCTCGACAAGGTCGTCTTCGGCGTCACGGCGGCGATCGCGGTGGCCTTCCTCGTGTGGGGCCTGGTGAGCACCTCCTCGCTCAGCACCGCCGCCGGCGAGGGCCTCACCTGGACGATGACCAACACCGGCTGGCTCTTCGTGCTCACCGCCTCGGCCTTCGTGGTCTTCGTGATCTGGCTGGCGATGGGCCGCTTCGGCAACATCCCGCTCGGTCGCGACGACGAGGAGCCGGAGTTCCGGACGGTGTCGTGGATCGCGATGATGTTCAGCGCCGGCATGGGCATCGGACTGATGTTCTACGGCGTCAGCGAGCCCGTCAGCCACTTCGCGACTCCCCCGCCCGGCACCGGCGACACCGGCAGCGCCCAGACCGCGATGGCGACCACCCTCTTCCACTGGACGCTCCACCCCTGGGCGATCTACGCCGTCGTCGGCCTCTCCATCGCGTACGGCTCCTTCCGCAAGGGCCGCGTCCAGCTGATCAGTGCCGCGTTCGAGCCGCTGCTCGGCGAGCGCGCGCACGGCCCTGCCGGCAAGGTCATCGACATGCTCGCGATCTTCGCGACGCTCTTCGGGTCCGCCGCCTCGCTGGGCCTCGGAGCCCTGCAGATCCGCTCCGGCCTCGAGATCGTCGGCGGCCTCGGCGCCGGCGGCAACGCGCTGCTCGTCGGGATCATCGCCGTGCTCACGGTGGCGTTCGTGCTGTCCGCGGTCTCCGGCGTCGCCAAGGGCATCCAGTGGCTGTCCAACATCAACATGGTCCTGGCCCTGGCGCTCGCGGTCTTCGTGTTCGTCGTCGGCCCGACCGTCTTCATGCTCAACCTGCTCCCGACCGCGCTCGGCAGCTACGTCGACCAGCTCCCCGAGATGGCGGCGCGCACCGGTGCCGAGGGCGCGGCCGTGAGCGAGTGGCTCTCTGGCTGGACGGTCTTCTACTGGGCGTGGTGGCTCTCGTGGACGCCCTTCGTCGGCATGTTCATCGCGCGCATCTCACGCGGGCGCACCATCCGCCAGTTCGTCACCGGCGTGCTCCTCGTGCCGAGCCTGGTGAGCCTGGTCTGGTTCGCCGTCTTCGGTGGCGCAGCGATCAGGCTCCAGCAGGACGGGGTCGACATCGCCGGCGCCGGCGGCATCGAGTCGCAGCTGTTCACCGTGCTCGACCAGTTCCCCTTCGCGACCGTGTCGAGCATCCTGGTCATGGTCCTGGTGGCGATCTTCTTCGTCTCCGGTGCCGACGCCGCGTCCATCGTGATGGGCTCGCTGTCCGAGCACGGCGCCGAGGAGCCGCGCAGGCCGACCGTCGTCTTCTGGGGCGTCGCGACCGGCCTCGTCGCGATCGTGATGCTCCTGGCCGGTGGCGCCGACGCGCTCAACGGCCTGCAGTCGATCACGATCATCGCGGCCCTGCCGTTCGTCCTCGTGATGGTCGCGCTCGCCGTCGCGCTGGTGAAGGACCTCTCGTCCGATCCTCTCGTCGTCCGCCGCCAGTACGCCATCGACGCGGTCGAGGCCGCGGTCGTCACCGGCGTCACCGAGCACGGCGACGACTTCGTGCTGTCGGTCGAGAAGGACCCGGAGGCCTGA
- a CDS encoding VanZ family protein, protein MLHRHPFLSLLSLAYLAFIALVTLTPGSDQPDYQGLAARILARLERYPDLDPLSSRLSIERVEFLANIGLFVPLGVFLLLLVGTRLWFVALIAGIVLTSMIESVQKTIPGRVSDPRDVAANSIGMFLGVGLALVLTLPATLRRQRERASR, encoded by the coding sequence GTGCTGCACCGCCATCCCTTCCTCAGCCTGCTCAGCCTCGCCTACCTCGCCTTCATCGCCCTGGTGACGCTGACCCCCGGCTCGGACCAGCCCGACTACCAGGGCCTGGCGGCACGGATCCTGGCGCGGCTCGAGCGCTACCCCGACCTCGACCCGCTCTCGAGCCGGCTGAGCATCGAGCGGGTCGAGTTCCTGGCCAACATCGGCCTCTTCGTCCCGCTCGGGGTCTTCCTGCTGCTCCTCGTCGGGACCAGGCTGTGGTTCGTCGCGCTGATCGCCGGCATCGTGCTCACCTCGATGATCGAGAGCGTCCAGAAGACCATCCCCGGACGCGTGTCCGACCCGCGCGACGTCGCCGCCAACTCGATCGGCATGTTCCTCGGCGTCGGGCTCGCGCTGGTGCTCACCCTGCCGGCGACGCTGCGACGGCAGCGCGAGCGGGCGTCGCGCTAG
- a CDS encoding helix-turn-helix transcriptional regulator, with translation MIDRTGLADFLRRRREALQPEDVGLPRGARRRTPGLRREEVAALSHMSTDFYSRLERERGPQPSEQMVASIAQGLHLSLDERDHLFRLAGHRPPTREAAGDHVSPGMLRIFDRLGDTPAEIVTELGETLRQTPLSVALVGDATHWTGPARSIGFRWFTEPGARLLHPPEDHEHFSRMYASGLRGVLTLRGPDSRAAHLTELLLGRSEEFRHYWELHEVGIRPEEVKRYLHPSVGALELSCQVVQDPFQSHHLLVHTATPGTPSHEGLRLLAAVDAPAPA, from the coding sequence ATGATCGATCGCACCGGGCTGGCCGACTTCCTGCGCCGCCGCCGGGAGGCCCTGCAGCCGGAGGACGTCGGCCTCCCGCGCGGGGCACGCCGGCGTACTCCCGGGCTGCGGCGCGAGGAGGTCGCCGCGCTGAGCCACATGTCGACCGACTTCTACTCCCGCCTCGAGCGCGAGCGCGGACCGCAGCCGTCGGAGCAGATGGTCGCCTCGATCGCCCAGGGGCTCCACCTCTCGCTCGACGAGCGCGACCACCTCTTCCGGCTGGCGGGGCACCGACCGCCGACGCGCGAGGCCGCCGGCGACCACGTCTCCCCCGGGATGCTGCGGATCTTCGACCGCCTCGGCGACACGCCGGCCGAGATCGTCACCGAGCTGGGCGAGACGCTGCGCCAGACCCCGCTCAGCGTCGCCCTGGTCGGCGACGCGACACACTGGACCGGGCCGGCACGGAGCATCGGGTTCCGCTGGTTCACCGAGCCGGGCGCCCGGCTGCTGCACCCGCCGGAGGACCACGAGCACTTCTCCCGCATGTACGCCTCGGGGCTGCGCGGCGTGCTGACGCTGCGGGGCCCGGACTCGCGGGCGGCGCACCTCACCGAGCTGCTGCTGGGGCGGAGCGAGGAGTTCCGGCACTACTGGGAGCTGCACGAGGTCGGGATCCGGCCGGAGGAGGTCAAGCGCTACCTCCACCCGTCGGTCGGGGCGCTCGAGCTGAGCTGCCAGGTCGTCCAGGACCCGTTCCAGTCCCACCACCTGCTCGTCCACACCGCCACGCCCGGCACCCCCAGCCACGAGGGACTGCGGCTGCTCGCCGCCGTCGACGCGCCCGCACCTGCCTGA
- a CDS encoding LysR substrate-binding domain-containing protein: MIAPLRVGFVTGATPDKWARSWRAGRRESLHLVQTTEAEQVDGVQDGSLDMAIVRLPVDQNGLHCVRLYDELQVAVASREHLLAAADDEVMTADLDDEQLVRPHASGWAPSAEQLAWPPMSEQEAIETVAAGTGVVVVPMSVARLHQRKDVVSRVVSDLGPTTIALVWRIDRDDEVTQAFVGVTKGRTPRTSR, encoded by the coding sequence ATGATCGCCCCGCTCAGAGTCGGCTTCGTGACCGGCGCGACCCCCGACAAGTGGGCGCGCAGCTGGCGCGCCGGCAGGCGTGAGTCGCTGCACCTCGTGCAGACGACCGAGGCGGAGCAGGTCGACGGGGTGCAGGACGGAAGTCTCGACATGGCCATCGTCCGGCTCCCCGTCGACCAGAACGGTCTCCACTGCGTCCGGCTCTACGACGAGCTGCAGGTCGCCGTGGCCTCGCGCGAGCACCTCCTGGCCGCAGCCGACGACGAGGTCATGACGGCCGACCTCGACGACGAGCAGCTCGTCCGCCCCCACGCGAGCGGCTGGGCGCCGTCGGCCGAGCAGCTGGCGTGGCCGCCGATGTCGGAGCAGGAGGCGATCGAGACGGTCGCCGCCGGGACGGGCGTGGTCGTCGTGCCGATGTCGGTGGCCCGGCTCCACCAGCGCAAGGACGTCGTCAGCCGGGTCGTGTCCGACCTCGGGCCCACGACCATCGCGCTCGTGTGGCGGATCGACCGGGACGACGAGGTCACCCAGGCGTTCGTCGGCGTCACGAAGGGCCGGACGCCCCGGACCTCGCGCTGA
- a CDS encoding 3-oxoacyl-ACP reductase: MAGRIEGRTAVVTGGCSGIGLATVRRFVEEGARVVIGDIDDAAGEALAAELGGPDVVTYVHVDVTSKDEVDALFRTAKDTYGSVDIAFNNAGISPPEDDSILDTDLDAWRKVQEVNLTSVYLCCKAALPYMLEQKRGSIINTASFVAVMGAATSQISYSASKGGVLSMSRELGVQFAREGVRVNALCPGPVNTPLLKELFASDEERAARRLVHVPMGRFGEPEEMANAVLFLASDESSFMTANTFLVDGGISGAYVTPL; this comes from the coding sequence ATGGCAGGACGCATCGAGGGCCGCACGGCCGTCGTCACCGGCGGGTGCAGCGGCATCGGGCTCGCGACCGTGCGCCGTTTCGTCGAGGAGGGCGCGCGCGTCGTCATCGGCGACATCGACGACGCCGCGGGCGAGGCGCTGGCCGCCGAGCTCGGCGGGCCCGACGTGGTCACCTACGTCCACGTCGACGTCACGTCCAAGGACGAGGTCGACGCCCTCTTCAGGACGGCCAAGGACACCTACGGCTCGGTCGACATCGCCTTCAACAACGCCGGCATCAGCCCGCCGGAGGACGACTCGATCCTCGACACCGACCTCGACGCGTGGCGCAAGGTGCAGGAGGTCAACCTCACCAGCGTCTACCTCTGCTGCAAGGCAGCGCTGCCCTACATGCTCGAGCAGAAGCGCGGCTCGATCATCAACACCGCGTCGTTCGTCGCGGTGATGGGCGCGGCCACGTCGCAGATCTCCTACTCCGCCTCCAAGGGCGGCGTGCTGTCGATGTCGCGCGAGCTCGGCGTGCAGTTCGCCCGCGAGGGCGTCCGGGTCAACGCCCTGTGCCCGGGGCCGGTCAACACCCCCCTGCTCAAGGAGCTGTTCGCCAGCGACGAGGAGCGCGCCGCCCGCCGCCTCGTGCACGTGCCGATGGGCCGCTTCGGCGAGCCCGAGGAGATGGCCAACGCGGTGCTCTTCCTCGCCTCCGACGAGTCGAGCTTCATGACCGCCAACACCTTCCTCGTGGACGGCGGGATCTCCGGCGCCTACGTCACCCCGCTCTGA